In a genomic window of Scyliorhinus torazame isolate Kashiwa2021f chromosome 5, sScyTor2.1, whole genome shotgun sequence:
- the LOC140420585 gene encoding uncharacterized protein, translated as MEKPWKCEDCGKGYIAPHELERHQRSHTGERPFTCSRCEKGFTNIGNLRRHEQVHTGETSFTCSQCEKEFTDIGSLRKHERVHTGERPFTCSQCEKGFTHIGGLRRHERVHTGERPFTCSQCEKGFTDIGNLRRHKRVHTGERPFTCFQCEKGFTDIGNLRRHERVHTGERPFTCSQCEKGFTDIGSLRKHERVHTGERPFNCSDCGKGFTRLSSLLRHQIVHTGQKPFICTVCDKGFTRLPHLQGHQRVHTGQKPFICTVCDMRFNQLSSLLKHNVTHTKSRPFKCSDCRRGFKSSQRLMSHQRIHSEEKLFSCSHCTKSFRTSTNLMKHERGHTGESPFTSPTGKRFTRSSLAEPQCHSHQ; from the coding sequence atggagaaaccatggaaatgtgaggattgtgggaagggatacattGCCCCACACGAGCTGGAAagacatcaacgcagtcacactggagagaggcctttcacctgctctcggtgtgaaaagggattcactaacattggcaacctgcggaggcaCGAacaagttcatactggggagacgtctttcacctgctctcagtgtgaaaaggaattcactgacattggcagcctgcggaaacacgaacgagttcacactggagagaggcctttcacctgctctcagtgtgaaaagggattcactcacattggaggcctgcggagacacgaacgagttcacactggggagaggcctttcacctgctctcagtgtgaaaagggattcactgacattggcaacctgcggagacacaaacgagttcacactggagagaggcctttcacctgctttcagtgtgaaaagggattcactgacattggcaacctgcggagacacgaacgagttcacactggagagaggcctttcacctgctctcagtgtgaaaagggattcactgacattggcagcctgcggaaacacgaacgagttcacaccggggagaggccattcaactgctctgactgtgggaagggattcactcggttatccagcctgctgagacaccagataGTTCACACCGggcagaagccgttcatctgcactgtgtgtgataagggattcactcggttaccccacctgcagggacaccagagagttcacaccgggcagAAGCCGTTCAtttgcactgtgtgtgatatgagattcaatcaattatccagcctgctgaaacacaatgtcactcacaccaagagcaggccctttaaatgctctgactgcaggaggggtttcaaaagctcacagcgactgatgtcccaccagcgcattcactctgaggagaaactgttcagctgctctcactgcacaaagagctttagaacctccaccaacctgatgaaacacgagcgaggtcacaccggggagagcccgttcacctctccgactgggaaaagattcactcggtcatcacttgctgagccacaatgtcactcacaccaatga